In one window of Brassica rapa cultivar Chiifu-401-42 chromosome A07, CAAS_Brap_v3.01, whole genome shotgun sequence DNA:
- the LOC103829469 gene encoding aldehyde oxidase GLOX encodes MMLLVRLPYRIALNDVSTPVDYYINEVATNHLNHNTRNNKTHKDQTRTYEMAARATTFYNLLLTSLQLLLTCHVTFAAGGKWDLLLSNVGISAMHMQLLSNDRVVMFDRTNFGPSNISLPNGNCRRNPQDPVSKMDCTAHSIEYDVASNKVRPLTVQSNTWCSSGSVRPDGVLVQTGGDRDGELKARTFSPCDDNQCDWVEINNGLAKRRWYSSNHILPDGKQIVIGGRGQFNYEFFPKTTSPNVIALPFLAETSDKGEENNLYPYVFLNTDGRLFIFANNRAILLDYVKNTVVKTYPAIPGGDPRSYPSTGSAVLLPLKNLEADKIDAEVLVCGGAPKGSFILASRKRTFVKALDTCARIKINDENPQWMVEKMPRARVMGDMTLLPNGDVLLINGGSAGSAAWELGREPVFVPDMYHPENPVNSRFESLNPNTIPRMYHSTAIILRDGRVLVGGSNPHAFYNFTGVLFPTELSLEAFSPAYLEPEFAKLRPKITSPKSQSTITYGMNLKVEFEVAGEVKGPVKVTMVFPSFTSHSFSMNQRLLVLDNVSVKRTSSVFGVLFGTSRNFEVQVRTPRSAIIAPPGYYMMFVVNQNIPSEGIWVRLQ; translated from the coding sequence ATGATGTTACTTGTTAGACTACCATATAGAATAGCGTTGAATGATGTTTCAACTCCCGTCGACTACTATATAAACGAAGTAGCCACAAACCATTTAAATCACAACACACGCAACAACAAAACACACAAAGATCAAACAAGGACGTATGAAATGGCGGCCCGAGCCACAACATTCTATAATCTCTTACTAACATCCCTCCAACTCCTCCTAACATGTCACGTAACATTCGCCGCCGGAGGAAAATGGGATCTCCTCCTCTCCAACGTCGGAATCTCCGCCATGCACATGCAACTCCTAAGCAACGACCGTGTGGTGATGTTCGACAGAACCAACTTCGGCCCATCGAACATCTCTCTCCCTAACGGTAACTGCCGTAGAAACCCACAAGACCCCGTCTCCAAAATGGACTGCACAGCTCACTCCATCGAATACGACGTTGCATCAAACAAGGTCCGTCCGTTAACTGTACAATCCAACACATGGTGCTCCTCCGGTTCGGTTAGACCGGACGGTGTCCTCGTCCAAACCGGTGGAGACCGGGACGGTGAACTAAAAGCGAGAACATTCTCTCCTTGTGATGATAACCAATGCGACTGGGTTGAAATAAACAATGGCTTAGCAAAGAGAAGATGGTACTCTTCTAACCATATTCTCCCCGACGGTAAACAAATCGTTATAGGAGGCCGAGGACAATTCAACTACGAGTTCTTTCCCAAAACGACATCACCTAACGTTATAGCGCTGCCGTTTTTGGCTGAGACTAGCGATAAAGGAGAAGAGAATAATCTTTACCCTTACGTTTTTCTCAACACCGATGGGAGACTATTCATATTTGCTAATAACCGAGCGATATTACTAGACTATGTTAAAAACACGGTGGTGAAAACTTATCCGGCGATTCCTGGCGGTGATCCTAGGAGCTATCCTAGCACTGGCTCAGCCGTGTTATTACCGTTGAAGAATCTTGAAGCGGACAAGATCGACGCGGAAGttctggtgtgtggaggtgcACCGAAAGGATCTTTCATCCTTGCTTCTAGAAAAAGAACGTTCGTGAAAGCGCTTGACACTTGTGCGAGGATCAAGATTAACGACGAGAATCCTCAATGGATGGTTGAGAAGATGCCACGTGCTAGAGTCATGGGAGACATGACGCTTTTACCTAACGGAGATGTGTTGCTTATCAACGGTGGTTCTGCTGGCTCAGCTGCATGGGAGCTTGGTCGTGAACCTGTATTCGTACCGGACATGTACCATCCCGAGAATCCGGTTAACTCTAGGTTTGAGTCGCTTAACCCCAATACAATACCGAGAATGTATCACTCTACAGCGATTATTCTACGTGATGGGAGAGTTCTTGTCGGAGGAAGTAACCCTCACGCGTTTTACAACTTCACCGGAGTGCTTTTCCCGACAGAGCTAAGCTTGGAAGCTTTCTCTCCGGCTTACCTAGAACCGGAGTTTGCTAAACTTCGGCCAAAGATTACGTCTCCTAAGTCGCAGTCAACGATTACGTACGGGATGAACTTGAAGGTTGAGTTTGAAGTTGCTGGAGAAGTCAAGGGTCCAGTTAAAGTGACTATGGTGTTTCCATCGTTCACTTCACATTCGTTTTCGATGAACCAGAGGCTTTTGGTTTTGGACAATGTTAGCGTTAAGAGAACAAGTTCtgtttttggtgttttgtttGGTACGTCGAGGAACTTTGAGGTTCAAGTGAGGACTCCAAGATCGGCGATTATAGCGCCGCCTGGTTATTATATGATGTTTGTGGTGAATCAAAACATTCCAAGTGAAGGTATTTGGGTAAGGTTACAGTAA
- the LOC103829873 gene encoding uncharacterized protein LOC103829873, translating to MASSSQTPLDDTFDDTFDDAFDDAFDQVFDQHFQNLTIRDLERKKKRKKRAYIERNREEGNVRLWNDYFSDTPTYHEKYFRRRFRMNKPLFLHIVDRLSNEVDFFRQKKDGLGRLGLSALQKCTAAIRLLAYGTSADTVDEYLRLGETTSRSCLENFVEGIIHLFGVEYLRRPTPADLQRLLDMGEYRGFPGMVGSIDCMHWEWKNCPTAWKGQYSRGSGKPTIVLEAVASYDLWIWHAFFGPPALFWDKVKIGKIMRACIILHNMIVEDERDGYTQFHLSEFQHAEDNGSSHVDLNFSTDIPSNVANMMGVRTRIRDRQMHEQLKADLVEHLWNKFGYDEDNN from the exons ATGGCATCTTCTTCTCAAACCCCTCTAGATGATACATTTGATGATACATTTGATGATGCATTTGATGATGCATTTGATCAAGTCTTTGATCAACATTTTCAAAATCTTACCATTCGTGATCTAGAacgaaagaaaaagagaaaaaagcgAGCTtatatcgaaagaaatcgtgaAGAAGGCAATGTGCGTTTATGGAATGATTATTTCAGTGATACTCCAACGTATCATGAAAAATATTTCCGACGACGTTTTAGAATGAACAAACCATTGTTCCTGCACATTGTGGATCGACTCTCTAACGAAGTTGACTTCTTCCGCCAAAAGAAAGACGGTCTCGGAAGGTTGGGTCTATCAGCACTCCAAAAGTGTACGGCAGCCATTCGTCTATTGGCGTATGGTACTTCTGCGGATACGGTCGACGAATACCTCCGCCTTGGTGAAACTACAAGTCGGTCATGCTTGGAGAATTTTGTGGAAGGTATTATACATTTATTCGGTGTTGAGTACCTAAGAAGACCAACACCGGCTGACCTTCAACGACTACTTGATATGGGAGAGTACCGTGGATTTCCCGGGATGGTaggaagcatcgattgtatgcacTGGGAATGGAAAAATTGtcccaccgcttggaaagggcaATATTCGCGTGGTTCGGGTAAACCAACAATCGTTTTGGAGGCGGTTGCTTCATACGATCTCTGGATATGGCATGCGTTTTTTGGacctccag CACTTTTTTGGGATAAAGTCAAAATTGGaaagattatgagagcatgtatcatactccataatatgatagtAGAAGATGAACGCGATGGATACACGCAATTTCATCTTTCCGAGTTCCAACATGCAGAAGACAACGGAAGTTCACATGTGGATCTCAACTTTTCTACAGATATCCCTTCAAATGTCGCCAATATGATGGGTGTTCGAACTAGAATTCGTGATAGACAAATGCATGAACAACTAAAAGCTGATTTGGTTGAACATTTGTGGAATAAATTTGGATATGATGAAGACAACAATTGA
- the LOC103829472 gene encoding protein RCC2-like (The RefSeq protein has 2 substitutions compared to this genomic sequence): MAATNSTLEKKDESSEEKGGELLFCGATSWDIVGRRKGVEGNLLSPTRLRPLLGVNIRFVASGCASCHCVALDVEGRCYTWGRNEKGQLGHGDMIQRDRPTVVSGLSKYKIVKAGAGRNHTVVVSDEGRSFAFGWNKHGQLGLGTAKNGFVSVEVESSPVPCVVSDEVTSIACGADFTVWLSSTEGASILTAGLPQYGQLGHGTDNEFNMKDGSVKLAYEAQPRPKAIASLAGETIVKVACGANHTVAVDKNGFVYTWGFGGYGRLGHREQKDEWSPRRIDVFQRNNVLPPNAIVSAGSANSACTAGGGQLYMWGKIKNNGDDWMYPKPMMDLSGWNLRWMDSGSMHHFVGADSSCISWGHAQYGELGYGPHGQKSSAAPKKVDILEGMHVMGVACGFCHSMVIVDRTEDIADRLEQLEIYDGKGSLEETVEQPKEETVATTTKQQVPAKRGRKRKAAKASSDSEQDSGEENSDKEKEAKGSDSDYSEDGEEEANGKKQTTRGRGRGRGGRGRGGRTGNGKASPVKTGRGRGRPRKF; the protein is encoded by the exons ATGGCAGCGACGAATTCAACCTTGGAGAAGAAGGATGAGAGCTCGGAGGAGAAGGGCGGTGAGCTTTTGTTCTGCGGCGCTACTTCCTGGGACATCGTTGGAAGACGCAAAGGTGTCGAAGGCAACTTGCTCTCTCCCACTCGCTTAAGGCCTCTCCTCGGCGTCAACATTCGATTCGTCGCATCTGGTTGCG CGTCGTGTCATTGTGTGGCGTTGGATGTTGAAGGTCGTTGCTACACCTGGGGACGCAATGAG AAAGGGCAGTTAGGTCATGGTGATATGATCCAACGTGACAGGCCAACGGTTGTGTCTGGACTCTCCAA GTACAAGATTGTGAAGGCCGGAGCAGGGAGGAACCATACGGTTGTTGTTAGCGAGGAAGGCAGGTCGTTTGCTTTTGGATGGAATAAGCATGGGCAGTTGGGTTTAGGCACCGCCAAAAACG GGTTTGTGTCTGTAGAAGTTGAATCGTCGCCTGTTCCATGTGTTGTCTCTGATGAGGTCACGAGCATTGCTTGTGGGGCTGACTTCACTGTGTGGTTATCTTCTACTGAAGGAGCCTCTATACT gACCGCTGGACTCCCACAATATGGTCAACTTGGTCATGGAACTGATAACGAG TTCAATATGAAGGATGGCTCAGTTAAACTCGCCTACGAAGCTCAGCCACGTCCTAAAGCCATAGCCTCTCTTGCCGGGGAAACGATTGTCAAAGTTGCATGTGGAGCGAATCATACAG TCGCTGTCGATAAGAATGGGTTTGTTTACAC ATGGGGCTTTGGTGGATATGGAAG GCTTGGACATAGGGAACAGAAAGATGAATGGTCTCCTCGCCGCATTGATGTGTTTCAGAGGAATAATGTTTTGCCTCCTAATGCCATTGTTTCAGCTGGCTCTGCAAACTCTGCTTGTACTGCGG GGGGAGGACAGTTATATATGTGGGGAAAGATCAAGAACAATGGTGATGATTGGATGTACCCTAAACCTATGATGGATCTAAG TGGTTGGAACTTGCGTTGGATGGATTCAGGAAGCATGCATCATTTTGTTGGTGCGGATAGTTCTTGCATAAGCTGGGGTCATGCTCAGTATGGTGAACTTGGTTATGGTCCCCACGGTCAAAA ATCCTCTGCGGCGCCTAAGAAGGTGGATATACTCGAGGGAATGCATGTAATGGG TGTGGCATGCGGGTTTTGCCATTCTATGGTCATAGTTGACAGAACAGAAGATATCGCTGATCGTCTTGAGCAG CTCGAGATATACGACGGGAAAGGATCATTAGAAG AGACTGTTGAACAACCCAAAGAAGAAACTGTGGCAACTACAACAAAGCAACAAGTACCTGCCAAAAGAGGTAGAAAGAGGAAAGCAGCAAAGGCTTCGTCTGACTCTGAACAAGACAGTGGCGAAGAAAACAGCGACAAGGAGAAGGAAGCTAAAGGCAGTGACAGTGACTATAGtgaagatggagaagaagaagccaatGGCAAGAAACAGACCACTCGTGGCAGAGGACGTGGCCGTGGAGGACGTGGTCGCGGCGGACGCACCGGTAATGGAAAAGCTTCGCCGGTGAAGACCGGTCGGGGAAGAGGAAGACCACGCAAGTCTTAG